Below is a window of Candidatus Binatia bacterium DNA.
GCGATCTGGTTCATGAAGGCCTTCGTCGTCGTCCCGATGGTGATTGTCGTGGGCGCGATCCTGGTTATCGGCGCCCTTGGCCTCCTGGTGAGCCTTGGCCTGTTGGTCGTGGCTCTTCTCTGAGATTCCTCGGTGGTTTCCCGAGGATTGCACGAAAGCCGCTCGACTGCTGATCTCGTGAACAATCAGGAGTGAACCATGAACGACGCAACGCTTGAGCAGATATTCCGCTACCCGATCAAGTCCATGATGGGCGAGTCACTGGAGTCCGCCCAAATCACCGACAAGGGTCTTGTGGGGGATCGGGCCTGGGCGGTGCGCGACGAAGAGCGCGGCGGCATTCGCGGCGGGAAGAAAATCCCCGCCCTGATGACGCTGGCGGCAACCACCGCAGAACCCGCGCCGACGATCATCGCCCCTGACGGTGACTCGGCAGGCGCGGGGGATGACGGCATCCACGAATGGCTTTCCGGGAAACTCGACCACCCGGTAACCCTCTGGCCGATTCTTCCCGCAGACCAGCTCGACCACTACCGGCGCGGGGCGCCCGATAGCGATGATTTCGAAGCCGAGCTCCGTGCGGTCTTCGGGCGGCTACCCGACGAGCCCCTGCCGGATCTGGCACCATTCATGGAAGTCCTCGAGTTTGAATCCCCGCCCGGAACCTATTTCGATGCCTTTCCCCTGATGCTGATGAGTCGGCAATCGCTGGACACCATGAGCCGCCGCAACCCCGATGCGAAGTTCGACATCCGGCGGTTTCGGCCCAACCTGCTGATCGATGTCCCCGGCGAGGACCATCCTTTTCCCGAGCAGCAATGGGTTGGTAAAACCATCCAGATCGGCGACGTCGTACTCGAGATCCCCAGCACCTGCCCGCGTTGCTCGATGGTCACCCATCCGCTCGCGGACCTGCCCAAGGACCCCGGGATCATGCGCGCTTTGGTGCAGCAGGCCGAGGGGAATCTGGGCGTCTATGCGAAGGTCCGGACATCGGGAAAGGTCTCCTCCGGAGATCGGGTAGGCGTGCTGTAGAGTTGCTCCAGAGCTCCTCCAGTGTTCCTCCAGAGCAGTCCCTGCTATTCGAAGTTTGCGCGGGCCGCCTGCGAGGATCCCCCGCAGGCGGCCACAGCGGCATCAGTCCAGCAGACTCGCGGGTGCTTCAAGAAACGCTTGCGAGGCCGAGCCATAGGGCGTTGGGAGCATGGACGGGCAGGCGTCGGGTATCGGCGAAGCCTTGTCTCCGTTGAATTTCGCTGTCGTATCGTGGCGCTCGGCCGGGCTTTTGGGCTGCGCTGTGGAGCAGAATTCCACGCCACTGCCCAAGGTGAGACGAAGTACCATTTCACCCACAGGCGCGTCCTCGAGCGAATAGAGGTCGGCCCCGCGTCCGGAGATGCTCAATTTGCCATTGCGCAGCAGGATTTTCTGGATCGGCCCCTCGACCTGTTCGCTGTCCTTGTAACGGTAGCCGGGTCTCGCGGCAGAGCCCGTCTGTTCCCAGCGCGTGGCGGGTAGCGAGAGTTGCACGGAACCGATGACGGGCGTCTCGGAGGTGCTGCTGTAGAGCGTAAGCGTGGCGCCGCCGCCGGTCTCGCCCGCGCTGGTCGGGTCGCCGCTGGTGCCGAATTCGGGCGTCGTCACCCCGGACGCCTCGCCCTTGTAGGAAGAGGAGCGGAAAGAAAAACGCCGCTTGTTCGGATCGAGCGGGGGGGTCGCGTCGTCGCGAAGCATGAATTTCGTCGACCGAATCAGATCCACCTCGATGTCGGTCCCATAAATCTGGTCATTTTCGTCCATGATCGCGCCCGCGATTTGCCGCAGGTCGGTCGTGTAGCCGTGGTTCCAGTTGTAGTCGTAGAGATCGATTCCGTAGAGCGTGGACAACCAGACCATCGCGGCGGTATCCTTGAGGATTCGTCCGGCATGTCCCTTGTAGTCGGTGAAAAGTGCGTCGCTGGCCGAACCGGTCATGTCGCTGATGTCGGGAAGGTTGCCCGCATCGAAGAGAAGCCGCAATTCGATGGCACTCTGCCCATAGGGGAGGTTCAGGATCTCGACTCCCGGATAGAGCGCTTCAAGGGACGCGAGGAGAGCCGGCCATCCGGTGCGATGTCCCGTGAGCCAGGTGGTTGTATACGCTTCGGTCGTCCAGTCCGACGGGAAATCAATCCAGGGCAAGCCGATCTAGATCGTGGTGGCCGGGTTGGCCGCGAGGGCGTAGCCGATCCACTCTTCGTAAGCCTCGGAATCCGGGTCGTAGGTCATGGCGAAGATGTCCACCGTGCCGGTGTCCAGAATACTCTTGATCTCGGCGCTCTTGGTGGGGCTTTCCCACAGCGACGATGGTGTGCCGCTTTCCCCGCCGGAAAAGACCTCGCTTTGGGTATGGCCCACGACGCCGGCGCGGTTGGCATGCGCCGGCAACTCTCGTGCGATCGGCACAAAGAAACTGTGCCCGATCACGAGCAGATTTTGGCCCTGTATGGTTTGCCCCAGCGCTTCGCCGGCACCGCCGGACAGCAACAAGAGGGCGAGAAGGAGTGGACGTGAGCCTCACGGCATCCCTAACTTTTCCAGCCGGTTGGATACGGCGGCCGTCAATCGATTTTTCATCCTGAATCGCTCTCTTTCGATGGTTTCCATCATTGCTGTTTTTCCGGATTGTTCATTCAGTTTCGAACATCCCAGTCTTGACCTGCCCGTGATCGTGCTGTCGGGGTCTTCTGGCAGGTGTTGCGGCATGGGTTCAATCCAGAAGGCTCGTCGGCGACTCGAGGAACGCTCGGGTCGCCGAGCCGTAGCTGGCCGGGTTCACCGGGGGGCACGGAGCGGGCGGCGCCGACTTGTCGCTGTTGAATTTTACTGTCGAGTCGTTTGCGGTCCCAGGGCCTTTCGCCCCTGCGGTCGCGCAGAAGGCGGCCCCGTTCCCAAGTTGGAGGCGTAGCGCCATTCGGCCCTGCGGTGCGCCCTCGAGCGTGTAGAGGCCTTCTCCCTTGCCTGCGATGGTGAGGGTGCCGTTGCGGATCCGGATCTTCTGGATCGGGCCGTCGGCAACCTTGCTGTCCTTGTAGCGATAGCCCGGCACCAGCGGTGAGCCGCTCTGCTCCCATCGCGAGGCGGGGAGGTCCAGGGTGACGGCGTTCTCTGCGCCTCCATAGACCTGATGGATCGTGAGCGTGGCGCCACCGCCGCTCGCGCCCGCGGGGGTCGGATCCCCCTCGCTGCCATAGGCTGGCGTGATGACGCCCGACGGGCTTCCCCGGAAGGCGGACGACTTGAAGGTGAATTTGCGTTTCTTTGGCTCGATGGGCAGGACGGCGTCGTCCCGTATCTTGAAGCGCGTGGTGCGAATATTGGTCGTGAGATCCACCCGCGTGTAGGGACTCGAGATATAGGTCTGGGTTCCGTCGACGACGTGGCCGTGGTTGCTCCAGAAGTCGACCGTCCCCTTGCTTCGATCCACCTCGATCGTCACCTTCCAGGTGCCGTCGGCGGGGTCGAAGGTCATGTCCGCAAACTGATCGTCGGGAATCAGGGCCCAAATGTAGGCGCCCGATCCGCCCGGCGCCCGGTCGTACGCCCACCAGATCCGCCCGCTGGCTGGCTCGGGGCCGTCTGTGAAGTTGACCGCAATGCTCAGCTGGTTTCCGTCGAGGGAGTAGCTCGAGGCGGGTGTCTCCAGCATTGGCGTGGTCGTTGCCAAAAAATGCCGCCGCAAAAAT
It encodes the following:
- a CDS encoding MOSC domain-containing protein, yielding MNDATLEQIFRYPIKSMMGESLESAQITDKGLVGDRAWAVRDEERGGIRGGKKIPALMTLAATTAEPAPTIIAPDGDSAGAGDDGIHEWLSGKLDHPVTLWPILPADQLDHYRRGAPDSDDFEAELRAVFGRLPDEPLPDLAPFMEVLEFESPPGTYFDAFPLMLMSRQSLDTMSRRNPDAKFDIRRFRPNLLIDVPGEDHPFPEQQWVGKTIQIGDVVLEIPSTCPRCSMVTHPLADLPKDPGIMRALVQQAEGNLGVYAKVRTSGKVSSGDRVGVL